From Lycium ferocissimum isolate CSIRO_LF1 chromosome 12, AGI_CSIRO_Lferr_CH_V1, whole genome shotgun sequence, one genomic window encodes:
- the LOC132041195 gene encoding histone-lysine N-methyltransferase ASHH1-like has product MLHSGEDGEDKSDMVQLPEGVTPFTHITQNEFLGRKHKKLKEEDIAICECNYDAADPESACGERCLNLLTSTECTPGYCQCGENCRNQRFQKCEYAKTKLFRTEGRGWGLLADEDIKAGQFIIEYCGEVISSVAAKKRSQAYEAQELKDAYIISLDANYFIDATRKGSFARFINHSCQPNCETRKWTVLGETRVGIFAKQDISVGMELAYNYNFEWYGGATVRCLCGAANCSIFLGAKSQGFQEYNHVWEEGDDRYTVEEVPIYDSAEDEFFQVISGTSGGNEHSKILNDSEVGLSDPTVLSGKAVPQRIGSGSTPKKSQHIPKRKGKSSSRKQVNDGDFAKMFASKEAREEVTRYEAITKETTSRLNSLYEEIRPTIEEHGRDNQDDVPTSVAEKWIGANCSKYKAEFDLYFSVIKNVMCPRPATDATAPGPSEGAGPQTAMLKSSLLKEEPDLKTVNAEAEPSEGGA; this is encoded by the exons ATGTTGCATTCAGGCGAAGACGGTGAAGACAAAAGCGATATG gTACAACTGCCGGAAGGAGTAACGCCATTTACTCATATTACTCAAAATGAGTTTTTAGGACGAAA ACATAAGAAACTGAAAGAAGAGGATATCGCTATTTGCGAATGCAATTATGATGCCGCTGATCCTGAAAGTGCGTGTGGAGAAAGATGCTTGAATTTACTGACCAGTACTGAATGTACACCGGGATACTGTCAGTGTGGTGAAAATTGCAGGAATCAG AGATTCCAGAAATGTGAATATGCAAAAACTAAGTTGTTCAGGACTGAAGGGCGTGGTTGGGGTCTTTTAGCTGATGAGGACATAAAG GCTGGACAGTTCATCATTGAATACTGTGGAGAAGTGATATCATCTGTTGCGGCAAAGAAAAGGTCCCAGGCTTATGAAGCTCAGG AGCTCAAGGACGCGTACATAATTTCTCTGGATGCTAATTATTTCATTGATGCCACCCGGAAGGGAAGTTTTGCAAGATTCATAAATCATTCATG CCAACCAAATTGTGAAACAAGGAAATGGACAGTGTTAGGGGAAACAAGGGTAGGAATATTTGCAAAGCAAGATATATCTGTTGGAATGGAGCTGGCGTATAACTATAATTTTGAGTGGTATGGGGGTGCAACTGTTCGTTGCCTGTGTGGAGCTGCAAACTGTTCTATATTTCTGGGTGCCAAGTCTCAAGGATTCCAG GAGTACAACCATGTCTGGGAAGAAGGGGATGACAG ATATACGGTGGAGGAAGTTCCAATTTATGACTCTGCAGAGGATGAATTTTTTCAAGTGATATCTGGAACTAGTGGAGGAAATGAGCACAGTAAGATATTGAATGACAGTGAGGTCGGCCTTAGTGATCCGACGGTGCTGAGTGGAAAGGCCGTCCCTCAACGTATTGGATCTGGTTCAACACCGAAGAAGTCTCAGCACATTCCCAAGCGGAAGGGCAAATCTTCCAGCCGTAAGCAAGTGAATGATGGAGATTTTGCTAAAATGTTTGCATCAaaggaagcacgagaagaagTTACCAGATACGAG GCGATAACAAAGGAAACCACTTCGAGGCTCAATTCCTTATACGAAGAAATTCGCCCTACCATTGAAGAGCATGGGCGGGACAACCAGGATGATGTGCCCACCAGTGTAGCTGAGAAGTGGATCGGAGCAAATTGCTCTAAATACAAAGCAGAGTTTGATCTCTACTTTTCTGTGATCAAGAATGTGATGTGCCCTCGTCCAGCAACCGACGCCACTGCACCAGGGCCTTCTGAAGGAGCCGGACCTCAAACAGCCATGCTGAAGTCAAGTCTTCTGAAGGAGGAGCCGGACCTCAAAACCGTCAATGCTGAAGCCGAGCCTTCTGAAGGAGGAGCTTAA